The following proteins come from a genomic window of Musa acuminata AAA Group cultivar baxijiao chromosome BXJ1-7, Cavendish_Baxijiao_AAA, whole genome shotgun sequence:
- the LOC103993000 gene encoding putative UDP-glucuronate:xylan alpha-glucuronosyltransferase 3 codes for MVLTLVFSPITRKDQPLHSSSGSRFGDVARIWQTTLSDPRYISRLDVDWGQVSSTLEDIDCAREGNLRIGLLNFNLSEVRSWQQTLPPHAELSSVHLDHADTNLTWELLYPEWIDEEEESGVAPACPSLPQPRVKRGSESFHLVAVKLPCDRSGRWSRDVARLHLQLAAAKLAAASAALRVLVLTDCLPLPNLFTCRDLVRHEGNLRLYKPDPATLEEKLRLPVGSCELAIPYEAKVRIYTEAGKREAYATILHSAEHYVCGAIAAAQSLRSSGSARDLVILVDETISRRDRGGLEAAGWKLRTIERICNPKAKRDAYNEWNYSKFRLWQLTDYDKVVFIDADLLVLRNIDFLFATPEVSAVGNNATLFNSGVMVVEPSDCTFRLLMDHVDEITSYNGGDQGYLNEIFTWWHRVPRNMNFLKHFWVGDTERRKAKKNGLMGADPPALYVLHYLGLKPWLCFRDYDCNWNLQSYRDFASDAAHATWWRVHDALPENLRGFCLLPTKTKAYLEHIRRQAEKAKYPDGHWKQNITDPRLGVCAEEFCSWESMLLHWGEANSPHDSAAAPPSS; via the exons ATGGTTCTAACGCTTGTCTTCTCCCCCATAACTCGCAAAGATCAACCACTGCACTCAAGTTCAGG GTCTCGGTTTGGAGACGTTGCACGGATTTGGCAAACGACGCTCTCAGATCCTCGATATATCTCGCGTTTGGATGTTGATTGGGGCCAAGTATCAAGCACTCTCGAGGATATCGACTGTGCCAGAGAAGGAAATCTCAGAATTGGCTTGCTAAATTTCAACTTGTCCGAGGTCAGATCTTGGCAGCAAACACTGCCGCCACATGCAGAGCTTTCCTCGGTGCATCTGGATCACGCTGACACAAACCTCACCTGGGAGCTTCTCTACCCCGAGTGGATCGACGAGGAAGAGGAGAGTGGAGTAGCGCCCGCTTGTCCCTCTCTTCCTCAGCCTCGCGTCAAGAGAGGGTCAGAAAGTTTCCATCTTGTCGCCGTCAAGCTGCCCTGTGACAGGTCAGGGCGCTGGTCCAGGGATGTCGCCAGGTTGCACCTGCAGCTTGCAGCAGCCAAACTGGCTGCTGCCTCTGCGGCACTCCGTGTCCTTGTGCTCACCGATTGCCTCCCTCTTCCCAACCTCTTCACCTGCAGAGATCTCGTGAGGCACGAAGGGAATCTTCGGCTGTACAAGCCTGATCCAGCGACACTGGAGGAGAAGCTTAGGCTTCCGGTTGGGTCATGCGAACTTGCAATCCCATATGAAGCGAAAG TGCGGATCTACACGGAGGCCGGGAAACGAGAAGCATATGCTACGATACTGCACTCGGCAGAGCACTACGTGTGCGGAGCGATCGCCGCAGCCCAAAGCCTTCGCTCGTCGGGATCTGCGagggatctcgtcatcctcgtggATGAAACGATCAGCCGACGCGATCGAGGCGGCCTGGAAGCTGCAGGGTGGAAGCTGAGAACCATCGAGAGGATCTGCAACCCCAAGGCCAAGCGCGACGCCTACAACGAGTGGAACTACAGCAAGTTCCGGCTGTGGCAGCTCACCGACTACGACAAGGTGGTGTTCATCGACGCCGACCTGCTGGTGCTGAGGAACATCGACTTCCTCTTCGCGACGCCGGAGGTGAGCGCGGTGGGGAACAACGCCACCCTCTTCAACTCCGGCGTCATGGTGGTGGAGCCCTCCGACTGCACGTTCCGGCTGCTGATGGATCACGTGGACGAGATCACCTCCTACAACGGCGGCGACCAGGGCTACCTGAACGAGATCTTCACGTGGTGGCACCGCGTGCCGAGGAACATGAACTTCCTGAAGCACTTCTGGGTCGGCGACACGGAGAGGAGGAAGGCGAAGAAGAACGGCTTGATGGGGGCGGATCCACCGGCTCTGTACGTGCTGCACTACCTGGGGCTGAAGCCGTGGCTGTGCTTCCGGGACTACGATTGCAACTGGAACCTGCAGTCGTACCGGGATTTCGCCAGCGACGCGGCCCATGCGACGTGGTGGAGAGTGCACGACGCATTGCCGGAAAACCTTCGGGGGTTCTGTCTTCTACCGACGAAGACGAAGGCGTACTTGGAGCACATCCGGAGGCAGGCGGAGAAGGCGAAGTACCCCGACGGGCACTGGAAGCAGAACATCACCGATCCAAGATTGGGTGTTTGCGCCGAGGAGTTCTGCTCTTGGGAGAGCATGCTGCTGCATTGGGGTGAGGCCAACTCGCCCCATGATTCTGCTGCAGCTCCGCCTAGCTCATAG
- the LOC135679426 gene encoding pentatricopeptide repeat-containing protein At3g21470-like, which produces MAPGHLYVRQLHVSLLTKATQDPLLWTQLFRDYLSHGFPKEALLIYTRNLPNRAHQRILPLVLKACTSLSFVALGQSLHAESVKYGIDHELLVGTSLVSMYCKCHRTTDARRMFEEMPEKNAVTFNAMISGYSMVGEMGPALDLLDRIPGKTPVTWVVLIEGFARIGDTVAARRLFDQITDQLRTVPAWTVMVHGYIINGETDAARTLFDQMPCRNAFVWSSMITGYFKKGDAAEAQRLFDQIPVRNLVNWNALIAGYTQIGCCEKALEAFRRMRRDGFEPDEFTMASLLSACGQLGSLQHGREIHELINGRRIKMNYFVLNGLVDMYAKCGDVERARSIFNGMTKRNASCWNSMISGLASHGQSREALRLFAAMEESEEKPDAITFLVLLSACTHAGFVKEGLEIFAKMDRYGLAAGVEHYGCLIDLLGRAGRVAEAYDVIQKMPMAPNEVVWGALLGACKLHLETEVADKVIRHVGRLNSVAGCDAQYVILSNIYAASEKWQEAEKIRRAMQEHGIQKLPGCSSVVGGEDKRDRGLYRFEFEL; this is translated from the exons ATGGCGCCAGGCCACCTCTACGTGAGGCAGCTCCATGTCTCTCTTCTAACCAAAGCAACACAGGATCCACTGCTGTGGACTCAGCTGTTTAGAGATTACCTCTCTCATGGCTTTCCAAAGGAAGCTCTCCTCATATACACCCGAAATCTACCAAACAGAGCCCATCAACGTATCTTGCCTTTGGTCCTCAAGGCATGCACCTCACTCTCTTTCGTCGCGCTTGGACAATCTCTGCATGCGGAGTCGGTCAAGTATGGGATAGACCATGAGCTCCTGGTCGGGACCTCCTTGGTTTCCATGTACTGTAAATGCCATCGAACGACAGACGCTAGAAGGATGTTTGAGGAAATGCCGGAGAAGAATGCGGTGACCTTTAATGCGATGATCAGCGGATACTCCATGGTTGGTGAGATGGGCCCAGCTTTGGACCTCCTCGATCGGATTCCCGGAAAGACTCCGGTGACCTGGGTTGTGTTGATTGAAGGTTTCGCGAGAATCGGTGATACCGTTGCCGCGAGGCGCTTGTTCGACCAGATCACGGACCAGCTGAGGACGGTCCCGGCATGGACTGTTATGGTCCATGGCTATATTATTAACGGTGAGACGGATGCAGCGAGGACGTTGTTCGACCAAATGCCGTGCAGGAATGCCTTCGTGTGGTCATCGATGATCACAGGGTACTTCAAGAAGGGCGACGCTGCGGAGGCCCAGAGACTGTTCGATCAAATTCCCGTGCGGAACTTGGTGAATTGGAATGCGCTGATCGCGGGTTACACCCAGATTGGATGCTGCGAGAAGGCATTGGAAGCGTTCAGGCGGATGCGGAGGGATGGTTTCGAACCTGATGAGTTCACAATGGCTAGCTTGCTGTCAGCTTGCGGGCAGCTGGGTTCTCTGCAACATGGTAGAGAGATCCACGAGCTGATCAATGGGCGGAGAATCAAGATGAATTATTTCGTGCTGAATGGGCTGGTTGATATGTACGCAAAGTGCGGGGATGTCGAGCGAGCAAGGagcatattcaatgggatgaccAAAAGGAACGCCTCGTGCTGGAACTCCATGATTTCGGGCCTCGCTAGCCATGGTCAAAGCAGAGAAGCTCTCCGGCTTTTCGCGGCAATGGAGGAGTCGGAAGAGAAGCCCGACGCGATCACATTCCTCGTTCTTCTTTCCGCTTGCACGCACGCAGGATTTGTGAAGGAAGGGCTAGAGATCTTCGCGAAGATGGACAGGTACGGATTGGCCGCGGGAGTAGAGCACTACGGGTGTTTGATCGATCTGTTGGGGCGAGCGGGAAGGGTAGCGGAAGCTTATGACGTGATCCAGAAGATGCCGATGGCGCCGAACGAGGTGGTGTGGGGGGCATTACTCGGAGCTTGCAAGCTGCATCTGGAGACCGAGGTGGCCGATAAGGTGATCCGCCATGTGGGTCGCTTGAACTCGGTTGCCGGATGCGATGCGCAGTACGTGATTCTATCGAACATTTATGCTGCTTCAGAGAAATGGCAAGAAGCAGAGAAGATAAGGAGGGCAATGCAGGAGCACGGAATCCAGAAGTTGCCTGGTTGCAGTTCTGTTGTTGGCGGGGAAGACAAGAGGG ATAGAGGTCTGTACCGATTTGAATTCGAGCTCTAA
- the LOC135679429 gene encoding LRR receptor-like serine/threonine-protein kinase RGI1 gives MPTAIFRAISFLSVALLLLPVSGLNHEGTALLAWLSSFDSSLSSALFSSWDPTHSNPCRWAFVSCSSSGLVSEICIRSISLHTTFPSQILSFRSLANLVLYDTNITGEIPRMIANLTSLLTLDLRFNALSGKIPPGMGNLSSLRSLYLSSNLLKGPIPREICNCSELRVLELVDNQLTGTIPAEIGRLSSLEIFRAGGNSGISGEIPPSISNCKGLVLLGLADTAVSGRIPSGIGELRNLRTLSIYTSNLSGSIPPEIANCSAMEYLFLYENQLSQGIPSELGLLKSLKVILLWKNRFTGDVPESIGNCTGLTVMDLSLNYLTGEVPSSFAKLMSLEVFLLSYNNISGRIPGFVGNLSRLSQLELDNNRFSGELPTGIGQLKELTQFFAWQNQLHGNVPSELGGCGKLESLDLSYNFLTGFLPVSLFRIKSLTELMLISNGFFGDLPPDIGNCTKLVRLRLGFNRFSGRMPAEIGHLRNLSFLELSENMISGEIPSELGNCTRLEMIDLHENRIQGTIPSSLEHLRQLNVIDLSRNRIAGPVPEVLGKLRTLSKLMLGGNYLSGSIPKTLGLCGDLEFLDMSSNRIAGPIPEEIGYLQGLDIVLNLSWNYLSGPLPRGLSNLSKLTSLDVSHNMLTGSLDVLGGLDNLVFLDVSYNNFSGYLPETTFFRQLPDAAFAGNQQLCANRSDCLLQLKTRSNPSRRAILSCGIALTVGLAIMIVWLLMWTRKLAEKRRKEGHGDWQWDFTAFQKVSFSVDDVVQGLSETNVIGRGSSGVVYRVETGAGLTIAVKKLRAEKKNEQLQERDCFTTEVKIHGSIKHKNIVRLLGCCVNRHDDTRLLIFDHISNGSLDDLLHGSTKMTVAWESRYKIALGAAQGLAYLHHDCNPPIIHRDIKARNILVGLEFEPYLADFGLAKPVDRSGRTMPCGVVAGSYGYIAPEYSYSPRITEKSDVYSYGVVLLEILTGLQPSDARIQGAHIVDWVRRELRAANSPAAAVLDGSLRNQTDVEVQEMVQVLGVALLCVNPAPEERPSMRDVAALLREIRIVSRHLQEAGDHPEKGFENCANAAACSSFSRASVRMISSSSSTSSSL, from the exons ATGCCGACTGCAATCTTCCGGGCCATCTCATTCTTATCGGTGGCGCTCCTGCTTCTTCCTGTTTCTGGCCTGAACCATGAAGGCACCGCCCTCCTCGCGTGGCTGTCGTCCTTCGACTCTTCTCTCTCCTCCGCTCTGTTTTCCTCGTGGGATCCAACCCACAGCAATCCATGCAGATGGGCTTTCGTTTCTTGCTCCAGCAGCGGTCTGGTTTCAGAGATTTGCATCAGATCCATCAGCCTCCACACCACTTTTCCCTCCCAGATTCTTTCCTTCAGGTCCCTCGCCAATCTCGTCCTGTATGACACAAACATCACCGGAGAGATCCCACGGATGATTGCTAATCTGACTTCTCTGCTCACGCTGGACCTCAGATTCAATGCCCTCAGCGGGAAGATCCCACCGGGGATGGGAAACCTTTCGTCGTTGCGGTCTCTCTACCTCAGTTCGAATTTACTGAAGGGTCCGATACCGCGGGAGATCTGCAACTGCTCGGAGCTCAGAGTGCTCGAGCTTGTCGACAACCAGCTCACCGGGACGATTCCAGCAGAGATCGGACGGCTTTCTTCTCTGGAAATCTTCCGTGCAGGAGGAAACTCCGGTATATCCGGAGAGATCCCACCGAGCATTTCGAACTGCAAAGGACTAGTTCTTCTGGGACTCGCAGACACCGCAGTCTCTGGCCGCATTCCATCCGGCATCGGGGAATTGAGAAATCTAAGAACTCTCTCTATATATACCTCCAATCTGTCAGGATCCATACCACCAGAAATAGCCAACTGTTCGGCCATGGAGTATCTGTTCCTCTACGAGAACCAGCTTAGCCAGGGGATTCCATCCGAGTTGGGCCTGCTGAAGAGTCTCAAAGTGATCTTGCTTTGGAAGAACAGATTCACTGGTGATGTGCCGGAATCAATCGGCAACTGCACTGGTTTGACGGTCATGGATCTGTCCTTGAATTATCTGACGGGTGAAGTTCCAAGCTCGTTCGCCAAGCTGATGTCTCTGGAGGTGTTTCTGCTGTCTTACAACAACATCTCAGGAAGAATCCCAGGTTTCGTGGGGAACCTTTCGAGACTGTCACAGTTAGAGCTAGATAATAACAGGTTCTCCGGTGAATTGCCAACAGGAATCGGACAGCTGAAAGAGCTGACTCAGTTCTTCGCATGGCAGAATCAGCTCCATGGAAATGTACCTTCCGAACTAGGTGGCTGTGGAAAGCTCGAATCTTTGGATCTTTCCTACAACTTCCTCACCGGTTTCCTGCCGGTTTCTCTGTTCAGGATCAAGAGCTTGACGGAGCTCATGCTCATCTCTAACGGCTTCTTCGGTGATCTACCTCCGGATATCGGAAACTGCACCAAATTGGTCCGGCTGAGGCTCGGATTCAACAGGTTCTCAGGCAGAATGCCAGCGGAAATCGGGCACCTGCGCAATCTGAGCTTCCTCGAACTGTCCGAGAATATGATCTCCGGTGAGATACCGTCCGAGCTCGGAAACTGCACTCGACTCGAAATGATCGATCTGCATGAGAATCGGATTCAAGGTACCATCCCTTCCTCGCTCGAGCACCTTCGGCAGCTTAATGTGATCGATTTGTCGAGGAACAGGATCGCCGGACCGGTTCCTGAGGTGCTGGGTAAGCTCAGAACTCTGAGCAAGCTCATGCTGGGTGGGAACTACCTCAGTGGTTCGATCCCGAAGACCTTGGGCCTTTGCGGGGACTTGGAGTTCCTCGACATGAGCAGCAACAGGATCGCCGGTCCGATCCCGGAGGAGATCGGTTACCTGCAAGGGTTAGATATAGTGCTCAACCTGAGCTGGAACTATCTCTCCGGTCCTCTTCCTCGAGGACTCTCGAATCTGTCGAAGCTGACCAGCCTCGATGTCTCGCACAACATGCTGACGGGATCGTTGGATGTGCTCGGCGGGCTCGACAACCTCGTATTTCTCGATGTCTCTTACAACAATTTCTCGGGGTATCTCCCTGAAACGACGTTCTTCCGGCAGCTGCCGGATGCTGCCTTCGCCGGTAACCAGCAGCTGTGTGCCAACCGAAGTGACTGCCTCCTGCAGCTCAAGACGAGAAGCAATCCTTCAAGACGAGCCATCCTGAGCTGTGGGATTGCACTAACAGTTGGCCTGGCAATAATGATAGTTTGGCTACTGATGTGGACTCGCAAACTAGCCGAGAAGAGAAGGAAGGAAGGCCATGGAGACTGGCAATGGGACTTCACAGCCTTCCAAAAGGTGTCTTTCTCGGTCGATGACGTAGTGCAGGGGCTGTCGGAGACTAACGTCATCGGAAGAGGTTCTTCAGGAGTAGTCTACAGAGTGGAGACCGGAGCTGGCCTCACCATCGCCGTGAAGAAGCTGCGGGCGGAGAAGAAGAACGAGCAGCTTCAGGAGAGGGATTGTTTCACCACCGAGGTGAAGATTCATGGCTCCATCAAGCACAAGAACATAGTGAGGCTTCTGGGTTGCTGCGTGAACAGACACGACGACACTCGCCTGCTCATATTCGATCATATCAGCAACGGGAGTTTGGACGATTTGCTTCACGGAAGCACTAAGATGACGGTGGCGTGGGAGTCGAGGTACAAGATCGCACTCGGTGCAGCTCAGGGATTGGCTTACCTCCACCACGACTGCAATCCTCCCATCATTCACCGCGACATCAAAGCTCGGAATATCTTAGTCGGCCTCGAATTCGAACCCTATCTTGCGGATTTCGGACTCGCGAAGCCTGTCGATCGTTCCGGGAGGACGATGCcctgcggcgtcgtcgctggctcttACGGCTACATCGCTCCGG AGTACAGCTACAGCCCAAGGATCACCGAGAAGAGCGACGTGTATAGCTACGGCGTTGTTCTCCTGGAGATCTTAACCGGCCTGCAACCGAGCGATGCGAGGATCCAGGGAGCGCATATCGTGGACTGGGTGCGGAGAGAACTCAGGGCAGCTAATTCTCCGGCGGCCGCCGTCCTGGACGGAAGTTTGAGGAATCAAACGGACGTGGAGGTGCAGGAGATGGTCCAGGTGCTCGGCGTGGCGCTGCTGTGCGTGAATCCGGCGCCAGAGGAGCGGCCTTCCATGAGGGACGTCGCCGCTTTGCTCAGGGAGATCAGGATAGTGAGCCGACATCTGCAGGAAGCCGGTGATCACCCGGAGAAAGGCTTTGAAAACTGTGCCAATGCCGCAGCATGCAGTAGCTTCTCCCGAGCCTCAGTGCGCATGATAAGCTCATCATCTTCGACGTCATCTTCCCTGTAG
- the LOC135679776 gene encoding dirigent protein 1-like — protein sequence MAALAQATFPVFLLLLLSAAIAFVDGSSGEKFTHVHFYFHETRSGPNTTVANYKNLTSTPSFAYIGVFDNYLREGTDPSSTLLGRAQGVGVFAMPDGRSGLLTATEFVFTAGKYNGSTLTMMGMYAAAGEVDRSIIGGSGRFRMARGYSLSKVISIDDLRLVAKFDLYVKHY from the coding sequence ATGGCTGCCTTAGCTCAGGCAACCTTCCCCGTCTTCCTGCTATTGCTCCTCTCGGCAGCCATCGCCTTCGTGGACGGCTCCTCCGGCGAGAAGTTCACCCACGTGCACTTCTACTTCCACGAGACGAGGAGCGGCCCCAACACGACGGTGGCCAACTACAAGAATTTGACGTCCACCCCCTCCTTCGCCTACATCGGCGTGTTCGACAACTACCTGAGGGAGGGGACCGACCCGAGCTCGACGCTGCTGGGCAGGGCGCAGGGGGTGGGCGTCTTCGCGATGCCCGACGGCCGGAGCGGCCTGCTCACCGCCACCGAATTCGTGTTCACGGCCGGGAAGTACAACGGGAGCACGCTCACCATGATGGGCATGTACGCGGCCGCCGGCGAGGTGGATCGCTCCATCATCGGAGGCAGCGGCCGGTTCCGGATGGCGAGGGGATACTCCCTCAGCAAGGTCATCAGCATCGATGACTTGCGGTTGGTGGCCAAGTTTGACCTTTACGTCAAGCATTATTGA
- the LOC135679427 gene encoding probable glucuronosyltransferase GUT1, which yields MGSISRGRNLGPGAGAGALQVPCGRVHQIGALALIAATFLLTRAFDRLSCGLSYGGLASVASSAALFDRAGSLFWPDRGYGSRLDLKIYVYEEKEIDGLRELMRGRDGRISPDACVKGQWGTQVKIHQLLLKSRFRTIHKQEADFFFVPSYVKCVRMMGGLNDKEINKTYVKILSQMPYFRYSGGRDHIFVFPSGAGAHLFRSWATFLNRSIILTPEGDRTDKRDISAFNTWKDIIIPGNVDDGMTKFYGSNVVQPIPLSKRKHLANFLGRAQGKVGRLRLVELAKQYPDKLESPELQLTGPNKLGRTDYFNHLKNAKFCLAPRGESSWTLRFYESFFVECVPVILSDQVELPFQNVIDYTQISIKWPSTRISTQLLEYLETIPDEVIEAMIARGRQVRCLWVYAPETEPCSAMVGIMWELQRKVRRFHQSGETFWLHNGSVVNRDLVEFDDWRPPVPLP from the exons ATGGGAAGCATCAGCCGCGGCCGCAACCTCGGGCCGGGCGCCGGCGCCGGAGCACTACAGGTGCCGTGCGGACGGGTCCACCAGATCGGCGCGCTCGCCCTCATCGCCGCCACGTTTCTCCTCACCCGCGCCTTCGATCGTCTCTCCTGCGGCCTCTCCTATGGCGGTCTGGCCTCCGTGGCTTCCTCCGCGGCCCTCTTCGATCGGGCCGGCTCCCTCTTCTGGCCCGACCGGGGTTACGGCTCCCGCCTCGACCTCAAGATCTACGTCTACGAGGAGAAGGAGATCGATGGCCTTCGCGAGCTGATGCGCGGGAGGGACGGCCGGATCTCCCCCGACGCCTGCGTCAAGGGCCAGTGGGGAACGCAA GTCAAGATCCACCAACTGCTTCTCAAGTCAAGATTCCGGACAATTCACAAGCAGGAAGCCGATTTCTTCTTTGTTCCGTCGTATGTCAAATGTGTGAGAATGATGGGTGGTTTGAACGATAAAGAAATCAACAAGACATATGTAAAG ATTCTCAGTCAAATGCCATATTTTCGATACTCAGGAGGCCGCGATCACATATTTGTCTTTCCTAG TGGGGCTGGTGCTCACCTGTTTCGCTCTTGGGCAACATTCTTGAATAGGTcaataattctgactccagag gGTGATCGCACCGATAAGCGTGACATTAGTGCTTTTAATACTTGGAAGGATATTATCATTCCTGGAAATGTTGATGATGGAATGACCAAATTTTATGGCTCCAATGTGGTCCAACCTATTCCATTATCAAAGAGGAAGCACTTGGCGAACTTTTTAGGACGTGCCCAGGGTAAGGTTGGTCGCCTTCGATTGGTGGAACTTGCTAAACAATATCCTGATAAG CTGGAATCTCCAGAATTGCAACTCACAGGGCCTAACAAGTTGGGAAGGACTGACTACTTCAATCACTTGAAGAATGCTAAGTTTTGCTTAGCTCCACGTGGCGAGTCATCATGGACACTTCGCTTTTACGAGTCATTCTttgtg GAATGTGTCCCTGTCATCTTATCAGATCAAGTTGAGCTGCCTTTCCAAAATGTGATCGACTATACTCAGATATCCATCAAGTGGCCATCTACTCGGATTAGCACACAACTCTTGGAATACCTAGAGACGATACCAG ATGAAGTGATTGAAGCCATGATAGCTCGTGGGAGACAGGTGAGATGCCTATGGGTATATGCCCCAGAAACCGAGCCATGCTCCGCCATGGTAGGTATCATGTGGGAGCTTCAAAGAAAGGTGAGGCGTTTTCACCAGTCTGGAGAAACATTTTGGCTTCACAATGGCTCCGTCGTTAACAGAGACCTTGTTGAGTTCGATGATTGGAGGCCACCTGTTCCCCTCCCTTGA
- the LOC135585197 gene encoding transcription factor HEC3-like — protein MDNISNYSGSSSWDLEMMRMATQFQPHINSPCFAYARREAEGKQEEEEEEALGAVKEMMYRIAAMQPVDVDPATIRKPRRRNVRISDDPQSVAARHRRERISERFRILQRLVPGGTKMDTATMLDEAIRYVKFLKRQVQQLQPTTAEARASSSSPSSSAMGPPPGLGFGAHVQGGHRPMHY, from the coding sequence ATGGATAACATCAGCAACTACTCCGGTAGCAGCTCTTGGGATCTCGAGATGATGCGCATGGCGACTCAGTTCCAACCCCACATCAATTCTCCATGCTTCGCTTACGCCCGCAGGGAGGCGGAAGGGAagcaggaagaggaagaagaagaagctctgGGCGCCGTGAAGGAGATGATGTACCGGATCGCCGCCATGCAGCCGGTGGACGTCGACCCTGCCACCATCAGGAAGCCCAGGCGCCGCAACGTGCGCATCAGCGACGACCCACAGAGCGTGGCCGCCCGGCACCGGCGCGAGCGGATCAGCGAGCGCTTCCGCATCCTGCAGCGCCTCGTCCCCGGCGGCACCAAGATGGACACCGCCACCATGCTCGACGAGGCCATTCGCTACGTCAAGTTCCTCAAGCGGCAGGTGCAGCAGCTGCAGCCCACGACGGCCGAGGCTCGCGCTTCCTCCTCGtcgccctcctcctccgccaTGGGACCTCCTCCGGGATTAGGATTTGGCGCCCATGTCCAGGGCGGCCACCGCCCCATGCACTACTAA